A single Metarhizium brunneum chromosome 5, complete sequence DNA region contains:
- the fadE12_1 gene encoding Acyl-CoA dehydrogenase fadE12, which yields MASTKCSRLLLRRARPQLQRLASRPYSVAARATEFLQTHSPDLTESQKAVREAIGKICQKYPDEYWLAREQSKEFPADFYHDLAKGGWLGICLPEKYGGSGLGLAEASTMMQTIAESGGGMQAASAVHINIFGLEPVAKFGTEQQKKRFLEPLIAGRERACFAVTEPNTGLDTLKLQSKAVRDGDHYVLSGQKIWITTAQTAQKILILARTTPISQVKKSSEGLSLFYTDLNDTLPIQITEIDKMGRGAIDSNSVFFDGWKVPCKDRIGDEGHGFKLIMHGMNAERILIGCEALGLGYAALRRAALYSNERVVFGRPIGQNQAIQHPLADSWMNLEAARLVLAQAARMYDDGYQGGEYANAGKYLAAEAAFKACERAVMCHGGMGYAKEYHVERYLREVLIPRIAPVTKEMICNYIGQRVLGLPKSY from the coding sequence atggcatcaaccAAGTGTTCACGTCTCCTCCTGAGGCGCGCAAGACCTCAACTTCAACGATTGGCCTCCAGACCATACAGCGTTGCGGCGAGAGCCACGGAATTCCTACAAACACACAGTCCAGATCTTACGGAATCCCAAAAGGCCGTAAGAGAGGCCATTGGCAAGATCTGCCAAAAGTACCCCGACGAATACTGGCTAGCACGGGAGCAAAGCAAAGAGTTCCCCGCCGACTTTTACCACGACCTCGCCAAAGGAGGATGGCTAGGGATTTGCCTCCCTGAAAAATATGGCGGATcgggcctcggcctcgccgaAGCCAGCACCATGATGCAGACGATTGCCGAGTCCGGAGGCGGAATGCAGGCGGCGTCCGCTGTGCACATCAACATTTTTGGCCTCGAGCCCGTCGCCAAATTCGGCACggagcagcagaagaagaggttCCTCGAGCCGCTCATCGCCGGGCGAGAGCGAGCCTGCTTTGCCGTCACGGAGCCAAACACGGGACTGGACACGCTGAAATTACAGTCAAAGGCAGTGCGCGACGGGGACCACTACGTGCTCTCGGGGCAGAAGATTTGGATAACTACGGCGCAAACTGCGCAAAAGATTCTTATTCTGGCGCGAACCACTCCCATCAGCCAGGTGAAAAAGTCTTCGGAAGGGCTGTCGCTCTTCTACACTGACCTCAACGACACTTTGCCCATCCAAATCACCGAGATTGACAAGATGGGTCGCGGCGCCATCGACAGCAATTCCGTCTTTTTTGACGGCTGGAAGGTTCCTTGCAAAGATAGAATTGGGGACGAGGGCCATGGTTTTAAACTGATTATGCATGGCATGAATGCCGAACGCATCCTCATCGGCTGCGAAGCGCTGGGCTTGGGGTATGCCGCGCTGCGAAGAGCGGCGCTCTACTCGAATGAGCGGGTTGTGTTTGGCAGGCCGATAGGACAAAACCAGGCAATACAGCATCCTCTGGCTGACAGCTGGATGAACCTGGAAGCCGCTCGACTCGTGCTTGCCCAGGCAGCCAGGATGTACGACGACGGCTATCAAGGCGGCGAATATGCCAATGCGGGAAAATATCTTGCTGCCGAAGCCGCCTTCAAGGCGTGCGAGAGAGCCGTCATGTGTCATGGCGGAATGGGATATGCCAAAGAGTATCACGTAGAGCGGTATCTGAGGGAGGTTTTGATTCCCAGGATTGCCCCCGTGACCAAGGAAATGATATGTAACTATATTGGACAACGAGTCTTGGGCCTACCGAAATCGTATTGA